One Candidatus Cloacimonadota bacterium genomic window carries:
- a CDS encoding PHP domain-containing protein — MKLDLHTHTTVSDGSDSPTDVIKKARKKDLQILSITDHDTIGALDEIKSIPNKMKFITGVEISAEFPKTLHILGYNFDSSDKALRETLNSLQNFRKNRNIKMMENMEKMGIFISWAELKEEAKGEIIGRPHFANILYKKGYVDSYQQAFDKYLKQGAPLYLNKKRLFPKKAIELILNAGGVPVIAHPYQTKLNDEELRELIKKLADYGLQGIEAFYSLHTKKQIELYLGFAKEFNLVITAGSDYHGTNKPNISLGMEVEQKYINPFFERAGILL; from the coding sequence ATGAAATTAGATTTACATACTCACACCACTGTTTCAGATGGCTCCGATTCACCAACAGATGTGATAAAAAAAGCCAGAAAGAAAGATTTACAAATTCTCTCAATAACCGATCATGACACAATCGGCGCATTAGATGAAATAAAATCAATACCAAACAAAATGAAATTTATCACTGGCGTTGAAATAAGTGCAGAATTTCCCAAAACGCTGCATATTTTGGGTTACAATTTCGATTCAAGCGACAAAGCATTACGTGAAACATTGAATTCATTGCAGAATTTTCGAAAAAATCGAAACATAAAAATGATGGAAAATATGGAAAAAATGGGAATTTTTATTTCATGGGCGGAATTAAAGGAAGAGGCAAAAGGTGAAATTATCGGACGTCCACATTTTGCAAATATTTTATACAAAAAAGGTTATGTAGATTCCTATCAGCAAGCCTTTGATAAATATTTGAAGCAGGGAGCACCGCTTTATCTAAACAAAAAAAGATTGTTTCCTAAAAAGGCAATTGAATTAATTTTAAATGCCGGCGGTGTTCCAGTCATCGCTCACCCTTATCAAACCAAACTCAACGACGAAGAATTGAGAGAATTGATAAAAAAATTGGCTGATTATGGCTTGCAGGGAATTGAAGCATTTTATTCTTTACATACTAAAAAGCAAATAGAATTGTATCTCGGATTTGCCAAAGAATTCAATCTCGTTATAACAGCAGGATCGGATTACCACGGAACAAACAAACCGAATATCAGTTTGGGAATGGAAGTAGAACAGAAATATATAAATCCATTTTTTGAACGGGCTGGGATTTTACTTTAG
- the pyrF gene encoding orotidine-5'-phosphate decarboxylase: MKFIEKLNAISKKNSSLVCVGLDSDFSRIPQFIKDKYENPIWEFNKRIIDATKDQVAAYKPNFAFYVSQGEMGLTALRKTISHIPAEIPIILDVKVGDIGNTMEMYGKSYFETYEVDAITANPLMGFDVVNALQKFRDKYIFLLILTSNKSNTDFLNDEDELFKKICEKINQWGMDNIGGVIGATNENEIQEIRNLLPQSVFLIPGIGAQGGDIGNVMKNAVAKNFPGIVINSSRSIIFADSGKDFAEAAREATIKLKGEINKYL, from the coding sequence ATGAAATTTATTGAAAAATTAAATGCCATATCAAAAAAAAACAGTTCATTAGTTTGTGTCGGATTAGATAGCGATTTTTCGCGAATACCCCAATTCATCAAGGATAAATATGAAAATCCGATTTGGGAATTTAACAAAAGAATAATTGATGCTACAAAAGATCAGGTTGCTGCCTACAAGCCAAACTTTGCCTTTTATGTTTCGCAGGGTGAAATGGGACTCACGGCTCTTCGCAAAACCATTTCCCATATTCCCGCTGAAATCCCCATAATTCTTGATGTAAAAGTCGGTGATATCGGGAACACTATGGAAATGTATGGCAAATCATATTTTGAAACTTATGAAGTGGATGCAATTACAGCGAATCCTCTCATGGGATTTGACGTCGTTAATGCTTTACAAAAATTTCGGGATAAATATATATTTTTGCTCATTTTAACTTCCAATAAATCCAACACTGATTTTCTAAATGATGAAGATGAACTCTTCAAAAAAATTTGCGAAAAAATAAACCAATGGGGAATGGATAACATCGGCGGTGTGATTGGTGCAACGAATGAAAATGAAATACAAGAGATAAGAAATTTATTACCTCAATCCGTCTTCCTAATTCCAGGTATTGGAGCACAAGGCGGGGATATTGGAAATGTGATGAAAAACGCAGTGGCAAAAAACTTTCCGGGAATAGTGATAAATTCTTCTCGCTCCATTATTTTTGCCGACAGTGGAAAAGATTTTGCAGAAGCAGCTCGAGAAGCTACAATAAAGTTGAAAGGGGAAATTAATAAATATTTATGA